AAGAGCTACCAAAATGGCGGGAATAGAAGATATTCCGGCTTACGTTCGTACAGCCAATGACCAGCAAATGTTGGAAATGGCTTTAATTGAAAATATTCAGAGAGAAAACCTGAATGCAATAGAAGTTGCCTTGAGTTTCCAAAGAATGATTGATGAGTGTAGTTTGAAGCAGGAAGAACTTGGAGACAGGGTTTCTAAAAACAGATCTACAGTAACTAACTACCTTCGTTTGCTGAAATTGCCTCCGGTAATTCAGGCATCTATCCGGGACAGCCAGCTATCTATGGGACATGCAAGAGCATTGATTAGCGTAGAGGATCCGGCAAATCAGTTATTTATCTTTCAGGAAATTATAGATAAAGACCTTTCAGTTAGAAAAGTAGAAGAGCTAGTTCGGAATATCAAACAAAACGAACAGGTTAAGATAGAAAAAGGGAAGAAGGCAGAAGGTATTTCTTTTCAATATCAAAAGATTCAGGACGACCTTTCATCTAAATTCGCAACTAAAATCAAAATGAAAGTTGGAACTAATGGAAAAGGCGCTATTGAAATACCCTTTTTGTCAAATGACGATTTAAATAGAATTCTAGAGCTTCTAGATTGGTAGCAGATGATTAAGTATGCATTCTCTATTATTTTATTGCTGGGTCTTGTCTTAAATGTAAAAGGACAGGAGTTGGACTCGCTTTCTAAACAAATTATCAAGGAAGGAAGCGACGTTGGACCGGCCATAAAGGAAAGAGGTAATACACTTTTTAGAGATTCAAGTTCATTGCAATCTCCAAGAAAAGCTGTGTTGAGATCTGCTATAATACCGGGATGGGGGCAAATCAGAAATAAAAAATGGTGGAAAGTACCCTTAGTTTATGGCGGTTATGTAGGAGTTGGTTTGTATTATGAGTTTAATCAACGCTATTATAAAGAATTTTTATCAGAAAGTCAGGCCAGAAAGCGAGGCGAATTTAAGTATGAAAAATACCAATTTGCTACAGATGAACAGATTTACAATACAAAAGATTTTTATCGAAGAAACAGAGATTTGGCTATTATAGCCTTTTTTGCTTTTCACTCCTTACAAATGATAGATGCATATATAGATGCAAAATTGGCCACTTTTGATGTAAGTGATAATCTGTCTATAAATTTAAAACCTTCAATTTATACACCAATGTATGCGGGATCAGGTTTTCAGGCACCTGTTCCAATGCTTAAACTAAATATTAAATTATGAAAATAGCGTTACTCGGTTACGGAAAAATGGGGAAAATGATCGAAGGCATTGCCCTGGATCGTAATCATGAAATTGTATTAAAAATAGACGAAAACAATACACACGAATTAACGATAGAAAATCTGCGAAAAGCCGATGTAGCTATCGAATTTAGTACTCCTCATACTGTTTTAGATAATATCTATAAATGTATCGAATCGAAGACACCGCTGGTAGTTGGAACAACAGGATGGTACGGACATTTACAACAGGTAAAAGATGCCTGTGTAGAAGCTAACTCATCGGTAATGTATGGTTCTAATTTTAGCGTAGGTGTAAATATATTCTTCCAGATCAGTAAGATGGCGGCGAAAATGATGAATAATTTTTCCGACCAATATGATGTTTGTATGGAAGAAATTCATCATATTCACAAACTGGATTCTCCAAGTGGTACAGCAATAACTATTGCAGAAGATATTTTAGAAGAGTTTAAAGAGAAAAGGCAATGGGTAGATGTTAACGCAGAAAATTCTGATGATGTAACATTGCATAAGCCA
This genomic interval from Pseudopedobacter saltans DSM 12145 contains the following:
- a CDS encoding DUF5683 domain-containing protein, translated to MIKYAFSIILLLGLVLNVKGQELDSLSKQIIKEGSDVGPAIKERGNTLFRDSSSLQSPRKAVLRSAIIPGWGQIRNKKWWKVPLVYGGYVGVGLYYEFNQRYYKEFLSESQARKRGEFKYEKYQFATDEQIYNTKDFYRRNRDLAIIAFFAFHSLQMIDAYIDAKLATFDVSDNLSINLKPSIYTPMYAGSGFQAPVPMLKLNIKL
- the dapB gene encoding 4-hydroxy-tetrahydrodipicolinate reductase, coding for MKIALLGYGKMGKMIEGIALDRNHEIVLKIDENNTHELTIENLRKADVAIEFSTPHTVLDNIYKCIESKTPLVVGTTGWYGHLQQVKDACVEANSSVMYGSNFSVGVNIFFQISKMAAKMMNNFSDQYDVCMEEIHHIHKLDSPSGTAITIAEDILEEFKEKRQWVDVNAENSDDVTLHKPENLIINSFREGEVPGTHVVLYDSDVDRIELKHVAHGRQGFALGAVLAAEWLPGKAGFYSVKEMYDFKV
- a CDS encoding ParB/RepB/Spo0J family partition protein encodes the protein MSKDRKFGLGKGLGALLNDTPEVQRSSYTQQQVTETNPGSVSVGSVNKILINQIEVNPYQPRFEFDEEALQELSESIKLQGLIQPITVRRVGDNRYQLISGERRLRATKMAGIEDIPAYVRTANDQQMLEMALIENIQRENLNAIEVALSFQRMIDECSLKQEELGDRVSKNRSTVTNYLRLLKLPPVIQASIRDSQLSMGHARALISVEDPANQLFIFQEIIDKDLSVRKVEELVRNIKQNEQVKIEKGKKAEGISFQYQKIQDDLSSKFATKIKMKVGTNGKGAIEIPFLSNDDLNRILELLDW